The Daucus carota subsp. sativus chromosome 9, DH1 v3.0, whole genome shotgun sequence genome window below encodes:
- the LOC108202265 gene encoding uncharacterized protein LOC108202265: MVRSTDRKRLIKEDIPARRPFTDITNQDRTVKRKRRETRDKSRTKNTRIENAELKEYSRNLFEEEFIHGGITTGIVYDENCEETRFQECGDTLFDSDNSNDDYVDPISEDSSSGESDIENSNCNLPQRKKRTSHASRYVIPEEYATLGAPSRICSHCNAQMWHEERVNKCVTKGKPLFSICCRRGEVKLPEPEATPNYLLNLYRDDVRGSKFERSIRLYNAMFAFTSAGGNVDHSINRGRGPYIYTA, from the exons ATGGTTAGAAGCACTGATAGGAAAAGGCTTATCAAAGAGGACATTCCTGCGAGAAGGCCCTTTACTGATATAACGAACCAAGACCGCACTGTTAAAAGAAAGAGAAGAGAAACTAGAGATAAGTCCAGAACCAAAAACACCAGAATAGAGAATGCTGAGCTGAAAGAATATTCTCGAAACTTATTCGAAGAGGAATTTATTCATGGTGGGATCACAACTGGCATTGTCTATGATGAGAATTGTG agGAAACTAGGTTTCAAGAATGTGGTGATACTCTTTTCGATTCAGACAACTCAAATG ATGATTATGTCGATCCTATTTCGGAAGACAGCAGTAGCGGCGAATCAGACATAG AAAATTCCAACTGCAATCTTCCCCAACGTAAAAAGAGAACAAGTCATGCTTCCAGATATGTCATACCAGAAGAATATGCCACACTTGGTGCTCCTTCAAGGATATGCAGTCATTGCAATGCGCAAATGTGGCACGAGGAACGTGTCAACAAATGTGTTACAAAAGGCAAACCTCTGTTCTCTATTTGCTGTCGTAGAGGTGAAGTTAAATTACCAGAACCAGAGGCCACTCCAAACTACTTGCTAAATCTCTATAGGGATGATGTTAGAGGTTCTAAATTTGAAAGAAGCATAAGGCTTTACAATGCTATGTTTGCGTTTACCTCTGCTGGTGGAAATGTTGATCATTCGATAAACAGGGGTAGGGGTCCATATATATATACCGCTTGA
- the LOC135149410 gene encoding uncharacterized protein LOC135149410, with the protein MTTNPLWDEIQKMMAFLPGCKSENYPDIISRVFRLKLDQLTAVIKKKAYFGVCVGVMYVVEFQKRGLPHVHMLIWLDSKSKIYLKNNVDQFVSAEIPDPVKDPVGYAAVKAFMIHGPCGLQNTNSPCMKAPHIISNTHAFLKRYSARTMFDESGFPIYRRRRQDKTVKVRNAELDNQWVVPYNRDLLVKYQCHMNIEICCHARSLKYLFKYCLKSHDTATVHVTGRKKMTSNKNPGEPIDEIDAYFDGRYICGAESAYRIFGFPIHHRTISVERLPFHLPGQKNCTFRSNQPLDKVSEREKDRMSKLEAFFHLCANNVSARQYTYQEVHEHFVWDDGQREWGGRKRGYQIGRLSYTHHSSGEVWFMRLLLTKVKGPTSFAALRTVNGVCYDTFHDACKEYGLLDDDKEWHEVLDQCSSGGLPPQIRQLFVHIIVNCKVTNLSLLWSKHWQQMVDDIVLKRRRLNKDDSLMLDDQQLQYYALAEIDNLLRSIGKSLKNYSQLPQPPENYLNHGTNNLILEETNYNTIEMEAEYKTLEATMNDEQLNVYNSILDSVGKNKGGLFFVHGSGGCGKTFLWRTLISKLRSQADIVLPAASSGIAATLMPGGRTTHSRFKIPIVLDEFSVCGIGNKSDIAELIRHTKLIIWDEAPMQHRFAFECLDRSLRDITRSSDESRSNLPFGGITMVLGGDFRQILPVIPHADRAVILEACITRSRLWNICQIFILKKNMRLNKGTSPSEIEELNKFAKWVLAVGDGKVENHQTGENLVEDEIEVPLQFCDLENDNSVENMITNISPDFVKNAKDPEYLSQRAILTPTNQTVGHLNSLIVEMIPGESTTYYSVDSAEDFGGTDEDLHSAFPIEYLNSLNIPGLPAHDLKLKPGVVVMLMRNLNQTLGLCNGTRMIVTKCLKFCVECEVISGSFIGTRQFIPRMELCPSDSALPFKLVRKQMPLQICYAMTINKSQGQSLQTVGLFLPKPVFTHGQFYVAISRVTSPAGLKVFIDDDRGFPTNITKNVVYKEVFYAQPK; encoded by the exons ATGACGACAAATCCTTTGTGGGATGAAATTCAGAAAATGATGGCTTTTCTTCCCGGCTGTAAGTCTGAGAATTATCCAGATATAATTTCAAGAGTATTTCGTTTAAAACTTGATCAGCTGACAGCAGTCATAAAGAAGAAAGCATATTTTGGTGTTTGCGTTGGAG TGATGTATGTTGTAGAGTTTCAAAAGCGGGGTCTTCCACACGTCCATATGCTCATATGGCTTGATAGTAAATCAAAGATTTATCTTAAGAATAATGTAGACCAATTTGTTTCTGCTGAGATCCCTGATCCTGTGAAAGATCCTGTTGGATATGCTGCCGTGAAAGCTTTCATGATTCATGGTCCCTGTGGATTGCAAAACACCAATTCACCTTGCATGAAAG CTCCACATATTATTTCTAATACGCATGCTTTTCTAAAAAGGTACTCTGCACGCACTATGTTTGATGAAAGTGGTTTTCCCATATATAGAAGAAGACGCCAGGATAAAACTGTTAAAGTTAGAAATGCGGAGTTGGACAACCAATGGGTAGTTCCTTATAATCGCGATTTATTGGTCAAGTACCAATGTCATATGAACATCGAGATTTGTTGCCATGCTCGGAGTTTGAAATATCTTTTTAAGTACTGTTTAAAGAGCCACGATACTGCTACTGTTCATGTCACTGGCCGTAAGAAAATGACATCAAACAAAAATCCTGGTGAACCTATAGATGAAATAGATGCCTATTTTGATGGTCGGTACATATGTGGCGCAGAGTCGGCTTATAGGATTTTTGGGTTTCCTATACACCATCGTACTATATCTGTTGAGCGGTTACCATTCCACTTACCAGGACAGAAGAATTGCACATTTCGCTCTAATCAGCCATTAGATAAAGTTTCCGAACGGGAGAAGGACCGAATGAGCAAGTTGGAAGCTTTTTTTCATTTGTGTGCCAACAATGTATCTGCTCGACAATACACATACCAGGAAGTACATGAGCATTTTGTTTGGGATGATGGCCAAAGAGAATGGGGAGGTAGGAAAAGAGGGTACCAAATTGGAAGACTTTCTTACACACATCACAGTAGCGGTGAAGTGTGGTTTATGAGGTTGCTGCTGACTAAAGTTAAAGGACCAACTTCTTTTGCCGCTCTAAGGACTGTTAATGGTGTTTGCTATGATACTTTTCATGATGCTTGCAAAGAATATGGTTTGCTTGATGACGACAAAGAGTGGCATGAAGTTCTGGACCAGTGTTCTTCTGGAGGCTTACCTCCTCAAATTCGACAACTCTTTGTTCACATAATCGTTAACTGCAAGGTGACAAATTTGTCTTTGTTGTGGAGTAAGCACTGGCAGCAGATGGTGGATGATATTGTTTTAAAGAGGAGGCGCTTAAACAAGGATGACAGCCTAATGCTTGATGACCAGCAACTGCAATACTATGCTCTTGCAG AAATTGATAATCTGCTAAGATCTATTGGGAAATCTTTGAAGAATTATTCTCAACTTCCCCAACCACCAGAAAACTATCTCAATCATGGAACCAATAACTTGATTTTAGAAGAAACCAACTACAATACAATAGAAATGGAAGCTGAGTACAAAACGTTGGAGGCGACAATGAATGACGAACAATTGAATGTCTATAATTCAATCTTAGACTCTGTTGGGAAGAATAAAGGTGGTCTTTTTTTTGTCCATGGCAGTGGTGGTTGCGGGAAGACCTTCCTCTGGAGAACTTTAATTTCGAAGTTAAGATCTCAAGCTGACATTGTTCTACCAGCTGCCTCTTCTGGGATTGCTGCAACGCTCATGCCCGGAGGTCGAACTACTCATTCGAGATTCAAAATCCCTATTGTGCTTGATGAATTTTCAGTCTGTGGTATAGGGAATAAATCAGACATTGCAGAACTTATTAGGCATACGAAGCTGATTATCTGGGATGAAGCTCCAATGCAACATAGGTTTGCATTTGAATGTTTAGATCGTTCTCTCCGGGATATAACGAGGTCTTCTGATGAGTCGCGGTCTAATCTACCATTTGGAGGAATCACAATGGTTCTTGGAGGCGATTTTCGCCAAATCCTCCCAGTCATACCTCATGCAGACAGAGCTGTTATTTTGGAAGCATGTATAACAAGATCACGTCTTTGGAATATATGTCAgatttttatattgaaaaagaaCATGAGGCTGAACAAAGGTACGTCTCCTTCTGAAATTGAAGAGTTGAATAAATTTGCGAAATGGGTGCTTGCTGTAGGAGATGGGAAGGTAGAAAACCATCAAACTGGAGAGAATTTGGTTGAGGATGAAATAGAAGTTCCACTCCAATTTTGTGATTTGGAGAATGATAACTCTGTAGAAAACATGATTACCAACATTTCTCCAGATTTTGTTAAGAATGCGAAGGATCCAGAGTACCTCAGTCAGCGAGCTATTCTTACACCAACTAACCAAACAGTTGGTCACCTAAACTCTCTTATTGTAGAGATGATCCCTGGTGAATCAACAACTTATTACAGCGTAGATAGTGCTGAGGACTTTGGAGGCACTGATGAAGATTTACATTCTGCCTTCCCTATTGaatatctcaattctctcaacataCCCGGTTTGCCTGCTCatgatttgaagttgaaacccgGTGTTGTTGTTATGCTCATGCGAAATCTCAATCAAACACTTGGTCTCTGCAATGGCACAAGAATGATTGTGACCAAGTGTTTGAAATTTTGTGTTGAGTGTGAGGTCATTTCTGGATCTTTTATTGGCACAAGACAATTTATTCCACGAATGGAATTATGTCCCAGTGACTCTGCACTGCCATTCAAACTGGTAAGGAAACAAATGCCCCTTCAAATTTGCTACGCGATGACAATAAATAAATCTCAGGGACAATCTTTGCAGACAGTTGGCCTTTTCCTACCGAAGCCTGTATTTACGCACGGCCAGTTCTATGTTGCAATTAGTCGTGTCACCTCTCCTGCAGGTTTGAAGGTGTTTATTGACGATGATCGTGGATTTCCAACAAACATTACGAAGAATGTTGTTTACAAGGAAGTTTTCTACGCTCAGCCTAAGTAG